The genomic segment GAGTTGGGCTAATGAGCCGTAACTTAGCACCGGTTTCCACGCTTTAGCTAATTTTAAGCCTACCGAGATAATCGCAAATTTATCACGGTATTGGTGTTTAAACACGCTTTCACGGTAGCCAAATTCGCAGTCGGATTTGGATAGCTTAAAGCGTTCGCCGGAACGTAAATTTAACACTTCCACGAAATCACACAGCTGTTCAAATTCAACCCCGTAAGCCCCGATATTTTGAATTGGAGCAGAGCCGGCGACACCCGGAATTAATGCCAAATTTTCAATGCCGGCGATATTGTGTGCCAACGTCCATTTAACCAATTCGTGCCAGTTTTCCCCGCCTTGAACGTGCAAATAGTGGAAGTGTTCGTCTTCGTGATGTGCAATCCCTTTGAGTTTATTCACTAACACCACGCCGTCAAAATCCTCTAAAAACAAAACGTTAGAGCCTTGCCCGAGAATTAAAATCGGCAGTTGAGCGTGAAAGGCTTTTTGCCATTCACTCAATAGCTGTTCGGCTGTGGTAAATTCAATAATTTGGGTTGCTTTTGCAGGCAAATGGAAAGTGTGAAAAGGGGTTAAACTGTGTATCATCATCAAATTAGTTAGTTAAGAAGTGGAAATAACAAGCGGTGATATTTTTACAAAATTTTGCAATTAAGATTTTGGGCAAGCACAGGACCTGCCCTACATTCAGAATTACCTTGCCCCATATACCACAATGGTCTTGCCGTGAGCAGAAATCAAGCCTTCGTCTTCCAACATTTTCATAATGCGTCCCACGGTTTCACGAGAGCAACCGACCATTTGTCCGATTTCTTGGCGAGTAATTTTGATCTGCATACCTTCTGGGTGAGTCATTGCATCTGGCATTTTAGCCAAGTTGAGTAAGGTTTGAGCAATGCGACCGGCAACGTCTAAAAAGGCAAGATTACCGACTTGGCGTGAAGTTTGACGTAAACGGCGAGCCATTTGTGCCGATAAATACATTAAAATATCGGGGTTTAAATGGACTAGCTGTTTGAATTTTTTATAGGAAATTTCCGCAATTTCACACGGGCCTTTAGTGCGGACGTAAGCGGTACGTTGTTGGGCTTTTTCTTCAAATAAACTTAATTCGCCCACAAACTCGCCTGTGCCTAAGTTAGTTAAGAGCATCTCTTTGGTTTCATCATCTTTGATGTAAACCGACACAGAGCCATTTACGATGTAGAAAAGTGATTCTGCATCTTCACCAGCGTGAATTAGTGTATATTTCGCCGGATAACGATGGATATGACAATGGGTTAAAAACCACTCCACCGCAGGGTCGTGAATAGAGGGCGGAGGAGTTACATTTTCCAGAGGAGCTGTTGAAAGTGTCATATCTTGCATAGTATTTCCTATAACTCTTATACTAGGTTAAATTTTTAGAATTTTAACACGAAATTAAAGGTTAGCCTAAAAAAGATTTTTTGTCTTTAATATCAAGGCTTTCGTGTAACTCCGACCAAACAATCACCACTTTATCTGCCTTAAGTTGTGTGAGTAATCGTTCTCTTTTTTCCGCCAGAGAAAGTTCCCTTTCCCCGTAGTCTGTGCCTTCTCGTAAAATGAAGGAATCCAAAATATTATGTAAAGTTGATTCTTCGAGTTCTTGCCAAGGTATAATCATAATTAATCAAATAAAGGCTTAATAAATGCCCACTGTTTTTCAAAATGTTGGTGTTGGTTATAGCTGAAATTAGAACGAACCAAGCGTAAAAATTGTCCTTCGCAGAAATTCACTAAATAACCGGCTAATGCTCTCTCATCTTCAAAGCTCTTGCGTTCACGCAGTTTGCTAAGTTGCAAAATATTGGCAAATTGTAACTCCAAGTTATCAAAGAATTTTGCCACTCGAGCTTTGAGCAGCTCCTCTTCAAACATCAAGGCATGTCCAGTCAGAATGCGGGTAACACCCGGATTTTTGCGAGCAAATTCTAAAATCACATAAAGAATGGCTCGCACCGAATTGGCACTGCTGTCTTGGCGTTTATTAGCGTGAATATAGCTGGTGAGGGTTTGCTCGATTTTCTCGATTAACGCTTCAAACATCTTGGTTTTACTTGGGAAATAGCGATACAACGCCCCCTCCGACACCCCCACTGCAGCGGCTAAACGCTCGGTAGTGACTCGCTGCATACCTTCTTCCGAATTTAACAAGCTGATTAACACTTCCAGCACTTGTTGGCGACGTTCGACCACTGATTTTTTCGGCATTTTAATTTTAGGTTCTGTCATTGCCAATCCTATTATTGCTTACCTGAATGCCCAAAACCGCCTTCGCCACGGTTGGTCTGCTCAAATTCTTGCACAATGTTAAAACTTGCCTGCACCACCGGCACAAAGACCAACTGAGCAATACGGTCGCCCACGTTCACGGTAAAATCAGCTTGGCTACGATTCCAAAGTGACACTTTCAGCTCGCCTTGGTAATCGCTATCGATCAACCCAACCAAGTTGCCTAGCACGATCCCGTTTTTATGCCCTAAACCGGATCTTGGCAAGATCACTGCCGCCAAATTCGGATCGGCGATATAAATTGAAATCCCCGTTGGGATCAATACCGTTTCACCGGCTTTTACCGTCAGTGGCTCGTTGAGCATCGCCCGTAAATCCAACCCTGCTGAGCCTTCTGTCGCATACGCCGGTAATGGAAAGTCGGTACCAATACGGCTGTCTAAAATTTTTAAATCAATTTGTTTCATTGTTTGTCCTTTTTGTAAATTTTTAAAACTATATTATTCAGTTATAAAAGGTTTTAATTGTATCGTTCCAATTGGAAGTTCAGTCAATATTTCCCAGCTTGTGTTGTGGTAAAATCGAAATAAACTTGCAACGTTTTCAACGTAACTTGAATTAAATTTACCTTCTAATGGCTTTATTCCTCCAGTAAAATGAATTATATGTGGAATATAATTTGGCGAAATTTTTTGCTGGGCAATATCATCTAATAAATGTTCTGTTTGATAATTATATTTTCGATCTAACTCAATCCAATTATATTGAAAGCAGTAATTAAGAATATCTTGATCCCCAAATGGTAAATTTTCTTTAAATCTCTCAGTAAGCTTTATAAATGGTTGCTTACTAAAATGCTTTGCATTTAGATAAAATACACCAGCATTGAAATAGTTTTTGTAAATATAGGGATGATTTTTTAGTTTGTTTACATAAGGATCAGCAATTGCAGCAATATTTCCAAAAGAAAAATCTAGGTTTGTAAATGGATCCGTAATATTTCCATTAACTACAAGATCGCAATCTAAATAAATCCAATATGGGCTATCGCTGTGTTCAAATAGTTCTTCAATATAATATCGTAGATAAGTTGAAGTGGTAATATAGCCGTTTGAGTTAAAATTTGCTAAATTATTTGAATCTAAATAGCCAAGTCTTAATGTTGAATATCTATTTTCTAAATAGGGGCGTAATGTTTCTATCCAGTGGTGAGAAATATCGCCAGTACTCAATATAAAAATAGATAAATGACTATGATGAGCTAATAGTGATTTTAAGGCAATCTCTAAATATGGCAGGTAGTTTTTATCTGCTGCAAATACAATATTATACTTTTTCATTTTGATCTTTGACCATATTTTTCTCTTCTTGCACAATTCGTTCGCCAATTTTCCAATAGGCTTCGACCATTGCCGAATTCACGGCTTGATACGCCTTTTGGCGAGCAGATAAAAGAATATGTTTAATGTCGTTGATATACTGATTTGACGTAAGTTGCATAATTTTCATCCTATTACCCTTAAGATTTCACAAGGTAGCCAGCCAATTTCGTTTTCTCTTTTGACAATTGCCCATTGGTAATGTAGTTCAAGGAGTTCTACTCTCTCGCCTTGTGCTGCAACAAGTTCCGTTGGGTTATAATCGCATATCAATTTACCTTCGCTAATAAAATGGCTTGGCACAAAGGTTTTCCAACCGTCAATTTCACAGGCAAACCAGTTTGGGTAGTTTACACATTCACTCCCTAATCGAACGGCAGTACCAGCTGAGAATGTAGGAAATTTCCCTTCGCCTTGATGAAAATGGCTAACCAGTAATTTCATTATTTTTCTCGATAATGTTTTACAATTTCCTGTACCAAACTTTCTGCCAATTTGCTTTTATCCGCCAGAGGAAGCGTTTTTTCACCATTTTTCCAGAACAAATGCAACGCATTTTGATCCTGCCCGAACACTTGTCCGCCTGACACATCGTTGGCACAAATCATATCTAGATTTTTGCGTTCTAGTTTCGATTTAGCGTACTCCGCCATATTTTGTGTTTCTGCGGCAAAACCAACCACAAAGGGGCGATTTTCGGTAAGATGGGCAACATTCGCAATAATATCGGGGTTTTTCACCAATTTTAGCGTGAGTTCATCATTTTCATCGGTTTTCTTGATTTTTTGGTTGGAAATTTCCGCCATTCGGTAATCAGCAACCGCTGCACAGCCGATAAAAATTGCAGATTTTTGGGCAAATTTAACCGCTTGTTGCTCCATCTCTACCGCAGATTCCACATTAATTCGTTCCACATTTTTCGGCGTTGGTAAATTCACCGGACCGCTAATCAACGTAACCTTTGCTCCACGTTCGGCAAAGGCATTGGCAATCGCGTAGCCCATTTTGCCGGAGCTGTGGTTGCTGATATAACGTACAGGGTCAATCGCCTCACGAGTCGGTCCGGCGGTAATCGTTACATTTAAGCCCTGTAAATCTTGATTGATGGAGAAGTGAGCCAACACCGCTTGGTAAATTTCTTCAGGCTCAGACATTCTGCCAGCCCCCACATCACCACAGGCTTGGAAGCCACTATTCGGGCCGATGAGCTGAACGCCACGATTGACTAAAACAGACAGATTTTCTTGCACCGCAATTTGCTTGTACATTTGTTGATTCATTGCCGGAGCAAGCAGAATCGGACTTGCGGTTGCAAGGCAGAGAGTGGAAAGTAAATCGTTGCCCATTCCCATACGCAGGCGAGCAATAAAATCGGCACTTGCCGGGGCGATAACGATTAAATCCGCCCATTTTGCCAGCTCAATATGCCCCATCGTCAGTTCGGCTTGTGGGTCGAGTAGTGAAGTGGAAACCGCATTGCCGGAAATCGCTTGTAAGGTCAAAGGCGTTACAAAGGCTTCTGCTGCTGGGGTTAGCACTACACGCACTTCCGCATTTGCCTTTTTTAAGTGGCGGATAAATTCAATGGTTTTATAGGCTGCAATCCCACCGGTAATGCCGACTAAAATTTTTTTGTTTTGTAACATCTTTACTATCCTTAAAGCGTGGATTCATTTTGCATATTTTAGCGGAATAAGGAGTTGCTCACAACTTCACTATTTTTGCGATCTTGCTCGAAAAATTGAATAAATCCCTTTGTCTGTAAAGGTTGGCTCTTTTATGCTTAACTAAATTGATGGAGGAAAAAATGAACGATTTTTTTGATGAAGATTCTCAAGAGCCAACAATGATGCCGCGAGAGAAATTATTAACACAGGGGGCAGCTTCATTAACTGATGCCGAATTATTAGCAATTTTTTTACGGACGGGCACGAAAGCTGTGCCTGTGTTGGCATTGGCAGAGAGTGTATTGATGGCATTTGGCTCGTTACGCCAATTACTGAATGCAAATATTGATGATTTTTGCAAAATTTACGGTTTAGGCAAAACCAAATACATTCAGTTACAAGCCTCTAAAGAGATGACTAAACGCTATTTGGCTCAGCAAATGGAATTTAGCGAGATGATTCAAGCCCCTTATATGGCGATTATGTATTTCCAAACCGAATTGGAAGAGGAAGATCGGGAAGTCTTTATGGTGTTGTTTTTGGATAACCAAAACCGGTTGATTTATAAAGAAAAAATGTTCTTTGGTACGATTAACCAAACCGCCGTTCACCCTCGGGAGATTATTAAAAGAGCGTTAAGATATAATGCTGCGGCAATTATTGTGGCACATAATCACCCTTCAGGTTCTTGTCTGCCGAGTGAGTCGGACAGAAGCCTGACTAAAAAGATCGAAATGGCGTGCGAGCTGGTCGATATTCGTTTTGTGGATCATATTATTGTCG from the Mannheimia haemolytica genome contains:
- the slmA gene encoding Synthetically lethal with a defective Min system protein A, producing the protein MTEPKIKMPKKSVVERRQQVLEVLISLLNSEEGMQRVTTERLAAAVGVSEGALYRYFPSKTKMFEALIEKIEQTLTSYIHANKRQDSSANSVRAILYVILEFARKNPGVTRILTGHALMFEEELLKARVAKFFDNLELQFANILQLSKLRERKSFEDERALAGYLVNFCEGQFLRLVRSNFSYNQHQHFEKQWAFIKPLFD
- the murB gene encoding UDP-N-acetylenolpyruvoylglucosamine reductase → MMIHSLTPFHTFHLPAKATQIIEFTTAEQLLSEWQKAFHAQLPILILGQGSNVLFLEDFDGVVLVNKLKGIAHHEDEHFHYLHVQGGENWHELVKWTLAHNIAGIENLALIPGVAGSAPIQNIGAYGVEFEQLCDFVEVLNLRSGERFKLSKSDCEFGYRESVFKHQYRDKFAIISVGLKLAKAWKPVLSYGSLAQLNPATVTAQQIFDEVCAVRSSKLPNPDEFGNAGSFFKNPVISNEQFAPIQAKFPTIPHYPQADGSVKLAAGWLIDQTGLKGLQIGGAAVHTQQALVLINKENATGQDVLALAKTVRQRVREKFGVEIQPEVRFIGKNGEVDSEKITR
- a CDS encoding Uncharacterized conserved protein, translating into MQLTSNQYINDIKHILLSARQKAYQAVNSAMVEAYWKIGERIVQEEKNMVKDQNEKV
- the coaBC gene encoding DNA/pantothenate metabolism flavoprotein; this translates as MLQNKKILVGITGGIAAYKTIEFIRHLKKANAEVRVVLTPAAEAFVTPLTLQAISGNAVSTSLLDPQAELTMGHIELAKWADLIVIAPASADFIARLRMGMGNDLLSTLCLATASPILLAPAMNQQMYKQIAVQENLSVLVNRGVQLIGPNSGFQACGDVGAGRMSEPEEIYQAVLAHFSINQDLQGLNVTITAGPTREAIDPVRYISNHSSGKMGYAIANAFAERGAKVTLISGPVNLPTPKNVERINVESAVEMEQQAVKFAQKSAIFIGCAAVADYRMAEISNQKIKKTDENDELTLKLVKNPDIIANVAHLTENRPFVVGFAAETQNMAEYAKSKLERKNLDMICANDVSGGQVFGQDQNALHLFWKNGEKTLPLADKSKLAESLVQEIVKHYREK
- a CDS encoding DNA repair protein RadC; the protein is MNDFFDEDSQEPTMMPREKLLTQGAASLTDAELLAIFLRTGTKAVPVLALAESVLMAFGSLRQLLNANIDDFCKIYGLGKTKYIQLQASKEMTKRYLAQQMEFSEMIQAPYMAIMYFQTELEEEDREVFMVLFLDNQNRLIYKEKMFFGTINQTAVHPREIIKRALRYNAAAIIVAHNHPSGSCLPSESDRSLTKKIEMACELVDIRFVDHIIVGKGDYFSFEEEKLEMQEHSFLQISDRK
- the crp gene encoding cAMP regulatory protein; the protein is MQDMTLSTAPLENVTPPPSIHDPAVEWFLTHCHIHRYPAKYTLIHAGEDAESLFYIVNGSVSVYIKDDETKEMLLTNLGTGEFVGELSLFEEKAQQRTAYVRTKGPCEIAEISYKKFKQLVHLNPDILMYLSAQMARRLRQTSRQVGNLAFLDVAGRIAQTLLNLAKMPDAMTHPEGMQIKITRQEIGQMVGCSRETVGRIMKMLEDEGLISAHGKTIVVYGAR
- the gspA gene encoding General stress protein A, producing the protein MKKYNIVFAADKNYLPYLEIALKSLLAHHSHLSIFILSTGDISHHWIETLRPYLENRYSTLRLGYLDSNNLANFNSNGYITTSTYLRYYIEELFEHSDSPYWIYLDCDLVVNGNITDPFTNLDFSFGNIAAIADPYVNKLKNHPYIYKNYFNAGVFYLNAKHFSKQPFIKLTERFKENLPFGDQDILNYCFQYNWIELDRKYNYQTEHLLDDIAQQKISPNYIPHIIHFTGGIKPLEGKFNSSYVENVASLFRFYHNTSWEILTELPIGTIQLKPFITE
- the dut gene encoding Deoxyuridine 5'-triphosphate nucleotidohydrolase, which encodes MKQIDLKILDSRIGTDFPLPAYATEGSAGLDLRAMLNEPLTVKAGETVLIPTGISIYIADPNLAAVILPRSGLGHKNGIVLGNLVGLIDSDYQGELKVSLWNRSQADFTVNVGDRIAQLVFVPVVQASFNIVQEFEQTNRGEGGFGHSGKQ